The Anolis carolinensis isolate JA03-04 chromosome 2, rAnoCar3.1.pri, whole genome shotgun sequence genome contains the following window.
TGTATATACAGAGAAATGATattcagagaatgcttctgatttgcctgaaattaaaattatattactgTACTGTTTTGTGGTATCAATTTTCATAAGTAAGCAGTatgagtggatttttttttagttgCCCAATTTCaggatttctaaaatattttctgtAGGTAGAAGAATACATGTTTACATTCGGCATAGAAGAGCATGTTCCCAAATTCTTCCATCTTGGGGCGTCCACCCTTTCCTCTAGAACACCAGCAATACTTCATTAATCTTCCAGTGAACATACCTCCTGTTGTTGTTCACCAACAGTTCCATAGTCCAGTGTAAGTATGGTGGAACTTTAATATGAAGTTTGAATGATGTGTCCCATAAAGATTGAATGACTTGTGCTTTTGTGCTTGATACTAATATTACATGAACTGTTGTAGATAAGTAATTTAATTGTCAAATTGGCTTTTAGGAATTCTTTCTTTGTTTGTATAGTCTTCTATAATGTAATTGAAGAGAGATTTAAGACTCATTTGCTTAAAATGTGTGATTGttcatattttgaaaaaaacttCAATAATACTAGGAGTGATGATACCATAATTTAATCATCCTAGATCCCGGTTGACTCACAATCTTTCAAGCATCCCACCTGTTTCACCACCATCTTTTGCCTATAGAAATGGCAGCCCGGTGCATACATCAGCTGCACCTACATCATTCAGAGGCAGAAAGTAAGTGGTTTTTTATGTATAATATCTAAAATAAGTCTTGTTATGATACAGTTTTGAATTATGAGCTCATGACCTCCACAAAAAttgaaaaccatgaataaaaccactattttttttacttgagaacATTTCTCTCTTGGGACCTCCAACACAAGACAACTCTACAGTCACCTTCTGCTTGAatttgatcatagaatcacacttgAGGACCTACGGATGCCTAGaagagtgttctctctaggaatatcaaTGCCCTGTAGTGCAACTTTGTGGTAGAAAATTGACCGTGGAGTCGCACTGCAGAATGTCGAGATTCCTCGGGAGAAAATATTAATCACatcaatgaataatcaaatctgcaaatatgaaGGGTCAACTATACAAATCTAATTGCTAAGTAGCACCTCatagctttaaaaatgtaaataccaCATTGGATTTTTAAATGTAGGTTTTCTTCACTATAATTGATATTCATAGGTTAATATGACAAGGAAATTGTTCACTAAGTTTTAGGATTTTGTTTTTCTGCACAGTCAAATCTGGAGGTTTGGACTTCCAAATGATTTTTACTGCGTATAATTTGCTATTTATTCCATTTGAACCCAGCAGTTTTTGGGATTGCTGGGAGGACCAATCCATGATGCCTGGGTTTAGCCTCACTTGCCAAACCTAACCGACAGGAACCagttgctatggaatcctgagaattatagttttacaagctccTTATCTTATTCTGCCAAGGggtattggtgcctcaccaaactatagttcccttgattccatagcattgaaccattgcaTTTAAAGTCGTattaagctgcattcattctagggacttcatcagacagagctgGGGGAAACGGGGTAAATCATATTCTTTGCGTGCAGCATTGTCCTTTTTGTGTaggattctgtctttaaagaagacagagaatttacttAACTCCATCTCACAGGATCACCTCCCGCCTCGAAGCTCAACTGTCTGTAGAAGAGACAGAAGGCATCATTTTTAAGGCAGACACACCTTCTCTGGgcccctcttctttccctccaaATCTCCTTACTCTCAGTCGCAGAAGTCCGAAACCCACTAAGCACTAGAACTTACTGTAGTTggtaagaaaaaaaagagaaaataaagtttaaaaactaGCAGTAGCACAATTtcgaaagccaagattactattaAGGAGAAATGATAGGaaaaaacaaagtggtgatattATGAACTTATGGTATTCCTaatgtttcatttatttaaaagaaattacCATGCCagactcatgaagcaggattttgggagagaaatgtcagtaCTTAATGGGAGATTTCCCATAGGAATGTCACTGAAGtgattcaacatgggcaaatttgacagatcccatcccatgtgtttccccccattttctcCCGTTTCCACACAAATCATAAGCTCAGAAAATGATTTATCCCTCCTCCCACCGTCCCCAGTTTCTAAACgcttctaaaacagttccctgAGAAAGCATCACGGACAAGAGGCGGAAGTCTGTGTTGTTTGATGGGCTCTATGATGCTTCATGAGGGAAACTGTTTAGAAACAGGATGGGGagattgcatgtgatgaagtcctcctAGGTCAGGCCTTTTCAACTTGTGGCACACTagaattcttgaccattgaacaagctggctagggcttctaggAGCTGGAGGCatgaacacctggaaggctgtatGTTGAAGAGGTCTGGTCTAGATGCACCCATATTCTGTATCTCTTCTGTTACCATTAGGAGTTAGGTTGCCATAATGACCTCTCTGTGAACTCTAGCAGTCTTATTGCTACAGGAAGTTGGCTGATTTCTGAAATTGTGATAGGACTTTTTGCCAGTATTCCCAGAGTTGAAAGTAAATTGACAACGTAAATTTTGCACAGGTGAAATTCTGTTCATTATACATGATTCAGTTCTGAAAGAAATGAATTCATGTTTTTGAAGGTTGTTAAAAACATTTTGAAGTACAGGTTGACTACAACTGCATTACTCTTTAAATATTGCCAAATGAAATAGAGCGGGTTTTTTGCCCAGATGAAATATTTTATTGTCTGTACAGTCTAAACCTACACAGACAGATTCTACATTTTGAATGGCTATTGTGGTAAGTTTTTCAGTCTCTTCCCTTATCATTGGGTATACATTGCTCACAACTTCTCACTGCAGCACTCTTTTGATGATATATTGCTACTCTTTTAAACAGAGAGTACAGAAAAAAAGTTGATTTACTCTGCATGAGAAGggcatttcacttttaaaaaattactacaCAATCCTGCTGAAATAGTCACAGTGCTCAAATGGCATTTTTAGGGGTGTTTTCAATCAGCACGTGTTTTCCCTTGCTTTTAATAACTGGCTTTTCTTTTATATTCTTTAGGAGGCTGAAAGAACAAAATGTTTCTTATGAAGCCAAACGCCAGCGATTTCATTCACCTCACCATGAATTAACTTCAGCTAACCAAGTAGTGCCTTTGCCAGAAGATCATAGGCGGTCATTCCCTGGATCTATTTCTTCGCCATTATTTCAAGCACACTACATTTCTGACTTGACAGGATGTGTGCCACCCTTACAAGAAGCTTCCTTTCCCGAACCCATAGAAACTGCACTCCCTGTGGCCAAAGATAAGGTAAGATTGATTAAAGACGCTGCTTTAGTTTTTTCTTGTAGCTCTGTTTTCTCTGTAAAGCAGCAATTCCCAAGCTGGGTGTTAGATTTAATAGTGTAGCTGAAGTCTGCCAAGAAAAATTGAGCAAATATTATAGAGCAGCCACCATACTAAGGATCTATGCTTTATTGGAATTTTCTTGCATCTGGCAGTATAAGAACAGTTGCATCATTTTGAGTTGGGAAGAATTAAACAGCAACAAAATACTGCTGTGTTAGAAAGATATAAGGGACATCTCTGACCCATCATTGCCTATACTGCAGTAAAGTCATTAATTGTAGGgggaatttgttttaattttaggcTTCCTTTCTTTGAAAGTGGTACCTATGGTGGCTTAAAGGTAAAACAATAgaatttttaaagaataattaaaaaccatataaattattttcaaaatatacaAGAAGTAAAAACATAAGAAACAGAGCTTGGAACTCAGTTTGTCTCCTGGGAGTAATTACATATTAAAAACCTATATGAGTAGAAATGTCTTTGTCTGCCAGCGATAATAAAAAAAATGCCAGGCTAGCTTCTTTAGGAAGGGACATCCAGAGGGAGAGAGCAGTGAGCTGTGAAGGTGGCACGACTGAAAGAAAGCCTTCCCTTGTGGATCTGGGCATCCAGTCTCAGAGATGGTGTAGCTTCATTAACTAGTAGAAGAAGGAATATTTTATTGTTCAGATGCTTATTTGCGCTAGTCACAGTGGTCCTCCTTTTGTTCCTCAAGGTATTGAggtgatgtgttgttgttttcttaaTTTGCTGTAactagttttattttatgtttatttaattactttttagCTTTTGTAtgttgttaatttttaactgCAGTATGCTTATTTAAACTGGTGTAAGGTGGGAAAAAAGCAGGAGATGAATAATATTAGTAACAGGAATTAGGTGGATGGCGGTGTCACTGACAATCAGTTTTTATAGCATTTAGGtgtttatttaaaatttaaaaactagAAAGAGGTATGTTGCCCACTTAGAGAAAAGGGCAACTAaagagttatttttttaaaaaaggtataaGCATGAAGATAAGTAACTGGGACTTTTTGAGGGGAAGACTGAGTCTTATTAGTATccctaattatttttaaaacataacttTCCAAGCTCAGCACGCATGTCAGGGTTTATATCAGAAATAATTTGCGAATAATTCACTGAAGTCCTGTCTTTCAAGTTACATGTTTTAAAGCAGAATCTCCCCAGTGTGGACTATACAATGGCAACAGTAGTGATGCTATGCATGCACCAGTTTTTTCAGCAACATTTTTTTGTGATTGTGGCCAAAACCAATTTTCACATGGAATCAAATATTGCTTTTTgtagttttattattttcaagGCTAAATCCCTTTGTTTCGATAACTGatctttaaaagagaaaaattgaGGAAGGTAGGCTAACCTGTCTAGCCATGCACTGGCTACATTGTTTTATTTGCAGTAAGTTCTTGAACCAATCCGACAGATGACCTTAGAGAAAGCAACTGTCTGGAAAGTCTGCATATGCACACACtgcactgcatttatttatttatttactacatttatatcctgtccttcctcaccccgaaggggacttagagtggcttacaaataatatttacatacagtgtattatatcaatagcatacatttagaaaatatatttattttatatttcacctttctcccaatatgggaccTAAGTTGGCTTAGAATGGCCTGGATTCTGTTGTTAATCCTGATTAGAGTTAAATCATTGAATTTATCTTTGTGTTGATTGTTGAATCAGCATTAATTCAGTGGGCTGTTCTAGTCGAGGCAGCCAACAAACTCCTATTCTTTATAACAGTTTTAACAGATTGTATGGATAGCTATATAGTAAATGTAGCTATATGTTTTGTATATGTAAAGTTAAGTCAACAGGTACTGGAATTATTTCAAGCATGCCAACAACAAGTCTATGATTTGAACAGAAAAGAGCTTTGCCGGACACAACTCCAAAGGGAAATTCAACAGATCTTTCCAAGTatgttgagatttttaaaaattatacattAAATTAATCATTTCTTCTAAAGACATGGACAGATTCTATTACATATACTCTATTGTGTATTTCTTGCCCTGCAGATAGTAGACTATTTTTGGTTGGATCCTCACTAAATGGCTTTGGTACTCGTAGCAGTGATGGTGACTTGTGCCTGGTGGTTAAAGAGGAACCAGTAAGTACAAAACGAAAGCTTGTCCACATAATCAATATGATATATAACTGATTAATTCTCAACTTCTGTCTTCCTTTTGGGAGAGAGTGCGTTTAGAAGGAGCACAACTTTATAGGATGGGGAATCAATGTTAGAAATCTTTAACAAATTTAACAATAACGATTTTGTTACCCATGCTTGTGTTATTGCTTTACTGAAAAGAGAATAAATAAAGCAAAACCTAATTAAATTCTTAAAGGATTAACTTTTAATCATGTCCTGCATTATGATGTTGACCCAGTTTATATTATGCATGATCAAAGGTTATTTTCATACAGTTACATAGTGGTCTTTTCTACATGGTGGACCATGAAGCCCATAAGATGAGGCTCATGGCTTACTTCAGCAATCCACCTGTTTTCTTCTCAGTACCTAGGAAGCATTCTTCCACCTGTAGCTCACACCTGGAACATTTCAAAAGTTGACAAGTTATACATCCTGGGGAAATGACTGCCTGCTGTGTTTCTATGTATTTGTTTAAAGAAGAGGGGAGAGACAATTAGGGATAGataaaatgtttctttaaaatgCCATCTCTTCACAGAAGGGGAAAAGATTACAGTGTCATCTGAATGGGTATTGTCATTCTAGTTAAAAGTAGTGGCATCCTATGTTATGTATGGCATTAGTTTTAATCACTTAAAAAGCATGCCCAGCTTTCATTCACAGCACTTGAAAAAGCTCTAATGGattacagtacaggcagtccccaagttacaaataagataggttttgtaggtaagtcggaacaggtacatttttaaagtgtaactccagccagtctatatatatatgtttgtgtgtgtgtgtatgcatgtgtatatatacagggtgtttgaaaaatttaaattaaattgtgaatagggagttctttttcaaacactctgtatatATAGGccagagttacactttaaatgtacctgttccaatgtATCAAAATAATTCAAAGGGGTGCTATTATTGTTCTTGTGTTTTCCCAAAATATGAATATTGAAGTGAGCCagcgtggtgtaatggtttgagtattggattatgCTGCTGGGaggaccagggttcgaatccccatttggccatagAAACTCACTAGGATACCTTGGACAAGTTACAATCTTGGTCTCAGAGGAAATGATAAGCCAACACcccctgtgaacaaatcttgccaaggaaacctcaTGATAGATTTATCTTAGGGTTAGGAACAAGTTGAAAGAATGCAACAAAACAATGGATGTTGAATATAAATATTGCAGAGTTGTTATGTAACATGAAATACTTGGGTTATGGTAAAGGTGAAAGTAAAGAAGACTTGAACTGTTTCGTTCTCTCCCACTTGATGTAATTACTATCACATGAGGGGGAGAGATATGATCATTGAGTATTCTACATTTCACAAAAATCCTCATTGAACAGAAAGGGGTCTGTCTGTCCATGTGTAGAAATGCAGTTCAGAGTCCAAGAGCATTAACAGCAATGGATGAAGCTAGTGATCTTATCTCCACTGTCTGATCCCACCACTGTAATTGTGCTGAATAAAAAACAACTGAATAGGATTTGATTCCTGTTCATTTGCTCTTTACTTATGAGATTACACATTTATTTTCTTAGGCTTTTCCAAGTGAAGTAAAATATTAACTCATTTTCCATTCACATCCCGAGTATTAATGGCTTCAATTTATTTCAGATTAATCAGAAGACTGAAGCAAGATACATACTTGGTTTACTCCAAAAACATTTCTGTAGGAAACTTTGTAAGTTCTAGAAGACATTTCTACAGTATTTATTAACAATTTAGAAATGCTTGCAACAAAACACTAAGCTTAATAATTAGGACTGCATGTATGCTTTTTTAGATGGGTGAGCTGGACTGGGTTTTGAGCTTCAAGTGCTGAGGTGTTAAATGGCATGCTTTTTATTTTCATTAAAGAGTTCTGTCTCTGTATCTTTCCATGATTTATTAGTAATCTTTACTGGAAGCACTATCAatctctttccccctcttttctcAATTTCTCCCTCTTACATGCTCAAGACCCAACTGCTATATTAAAGATCAAGCATTGCCATTTGATGTTGTAATGCTGATTAGTTTTGCTACACAAATGCCAGATTTCATCGCATAATTGTTGCTCCCACATATAAGTTTCCCCCATTTTTGGGGTCCCAAAATGGGGATTTAtgctttcatcacataatagtaatGCTGGCAGCTGAGGGGGGCCCTGTGAGCCTTGCCCATTTTCactacataatagtcacaccccttTAAAGGGTGGAAAAAATTATGATTATTGTGTGGTCAAATGCAGTATTCTGTTGCAATAAATGGAAGAGGCCTTTcccctcctcactgtgagaataCAGTGCTTTCTTTCCTGCTTATGCCTACTAATCTCCAGGATAGTATCCGGGGACTGGCTTATTTTCCTGTTGCAAACATTTACCGAGGGAATTAGGACTGTTACAGGAATATGTTACCTATGACATTATTGATcccaattggaagctgctgtgattttactgattgctattttaatgtacattttattttttgtgtaataatgggtttttaaattgttgtgtattgtatgtctgtatctttgttgtaaaccgcactgagtcccttctgggagataggacggtatataaataaagttttatttatttatttatttatttattattttaaaagtgaaaaatgaaCTAGCTGCATGCAAAAGATTTGGTGTAAAGAGCTATCttggagagaaaaaaggaagactCAATGCTATTCCAGGACTGTCTTGTAGTAAATCTAAAGGCTTCCAGTACTGACATGGAAGAGAGCAGTGGCCAAAATGAAGGGAAAGAAATCAGCTGTCTCCTGTAACTATTACAGATCTGTAACTTCATCTTTTTTCATCTGTGGTACAATAACAAGAACTCTTATAACTccctttaaatattatttcagaCAAAGATATATCTTTAAAATCAATAAGGTCATCAAGTTAATGGGGTTAATGCATCCGGCCTGAGCCACATATACTGACTACAATCAGTATGTTTTGATTTATCCTAGTGAaagtattaaatacagttatgcaTAGCTGGATCCAGTGTAGTATATAGAACAGAGTCCTTTTTATCTCCTATCCTTGGCCCATGACTCATGCAGGTAATCAGCTGATGGGTGGCAAGTGTCACATCAACCACATACCAGAAATTTGTGGTGTAGAGACCCCCCACATGATAGAACCAACCCCCATGACAATCTGCTTTGCATGCGATATGGTTTCATGTGGTCTCATCTGAATATAGCAGATTCTGATTTCTGATTTCAGAAGCTGAGTTGGGGATGCtttgtatttggatgggaggccatcaCGGATCACAAGAAAGGGCTGGGGGAAAACAGCCTAAAACTCTGGAGAATCACTGCTAGTCAGAGCTGTTCATACTAGTCTAAATAGGCCGGTGGTTTAAGTCATGAGTTAGCTTTCTGTGCTCTTATTCAGAACCGTCACTCCAAGGAAAACTTTGTAGCATAAAGAAAGGTTTTATTAAAGTAAAATTTGGGTTGTGATTACAGATATCATATGAAACCTGATAATTTTCTAGATGCTAGCATTCATCTGTGATGGTTCTATTATTTCAGCACCAATTGCAACCTGTCTTAATCTTGGGAATTATTTAGATCCTGCTGACAGAAAAAATAACGCAATAACTAAATAGAAATGACTTCTTGAAATGTGCTTATGTTCTAGTGTActtatacaagcagtccccaagttacaaataaggtCTGTTCTTAAACAGAATatgtttgtaagtcaaaacaggtatatttttaagtgcaactccagccaaatataaataaatataagctttggatagcataggaaagggttaacacctctgtagtttttgttttactgtctgtgctcctgttcaaaagatttcacctcactttctgtccctgtgataattgggttttgaaaaatttggcttgttttggaaacaaggattggtgagaaatctTCAATGGCGACACCTTTCACCCATTATAACTTTGAGGAGTGAGTTTTCCTTTctaagggtagatttctttcacttccttttgtctaacccccatttttaactatgagttgtttgtaaattggatgtttgtaactcgggaactacCTGTAAAATTATTTGCTTGCTTCACAAAGACAGCTGTGTAACTATATTGGAATTTTCTTAATGTTTCTGCTTACtgcacattattttatttgtagatATCAGtagacttttcttttttctttattcagCAAATTTCATTGAGAGACCTCAGTTAATCCGAGCAAAAGTGCCAATAGTGAAGTTCAGGGACAAAGTCAGGTAAgccattgttattatcattaattCTTAGGTTCTGACAACAGTTCAAGCATATGATATGAAAACATGCCTACAGATTTTCAGTTTAGTATTGATCGGCCTGTTTGGTAAAGTAAATGGGAAATGATTCAAATGCATACCACCGTTCCCTCAGTTTCAGATTAACTTAAGATATGCATTATTTCTGGTATTTTGATGTCAGCTAGTTTTTATCTATAGACATACTGCGTTTTAAAATTGaacagttttattttatattatgtgtGTTGGTTATAGTTGTCATTataattttgttgttattgttttattcttatgtaccatttttatattatatgtggcaccctggagtgcctttgtaaaccgttccgagtcccttcggggaaatggtggcaggatataaataaagatgatttattattattattattattattattattattattattattattattattattggattgctatgagttttctgggctgtatggctatgttccagaagcattatttcctgatgtttcacctgcatctatggcaggcatcctcagaagttgtgaggaattttggaaactatgcaaatggggtttatatatctgtggaatgttcagggtgggagaaagaaatctttgtctgtttgaggcaggtgtgaatgtttcaactggccaccttgattagcattgaacagatatataaaccctacttacatagtttccaacatacctcacaacctctgaggatgcctgccatatagatacaggtgaaacgtctggagaaaatccttctggaacatggccatacagcccggaaaacccacagcaacccagtgattccgcccATGAAAATAACATTTCAGAGCTCTGCTCTCAATCTACATACAACTAAAAATGTACCAAATGTCTCCGATTCACTCTTTTATTGAGGAATGGTTGGGCATGTTGTTTTGCCTACAGAGAAGTCCAAATCCAAAGCTGACATCTCATCTTAGAAAGATCAGGTAGACAGCGATTTCATTATGGTCTACCTCGGAAAGCTGCTGTCAGTCAGCATAGACACTACAGATGTACTCATGCACATCATAACCTCTTGTGTTCCTGAGACAAATACTGCAAAAAAGTGAGAAAGCAGCGTGGTTTTCCAAAAGGGAGAGAGATGATGATACATTTGCAGCAACATTGATCTTTTAACATAACAGGCTAATTTTTGTAgaattatttttgtttaaaagTTGTAACAGCAAGGTGTTGCTCTATTGTGTTTTTCTGTTCTGTTATGTCTTCCCCATTTTCTGCTGTCCCCTGTTGCAGTCCCTGATAACTCTTCTTCAACATTCTTATTTGATTTAATGGTGGTGATTAAATGCATTTTCCTGTTGTTGCCCAGGTTTTTGGCTAAGTATCAGCAGGAGAGTAAatttatttgattatttgcagcaTCTATGCTACTTAGGATTTCCTGATTATCTGAGTAAAGTGGAAGCAGACTTTATATCTTTATTGTTATCCATAACCTGTCGGAGACTTTGTTTTTCCTCTAAGATTAATCCCTTACACTTCCTTTAATTATATTAAGTTGTTCAGTTCTGCTTTAGAATTCACTAGAATCTATTTTCCCAGCACCTTGATCAATGATGTGTCTCCTTAAATATGTGGGTTGCTATGGAGCAAGCTGAAGGTCAGATTGTGAACAAAGCTTAATTGTTGCCTTTGTTCaacaatatataaaacatataaaacagtgAATGCCCTGTAAGCAAAACCCAAGTCATTTTTACCACTAAATACTCACCGCTCAGCAGCACAATCAAAAATTCAAGATAGTGTCTGAAGAG
Protein-coding sequences here:
- the tent2 gene encoding poly(A) RNA polymerase GLD2; the encoded protein is MFPNSSILGRPPFPLEHQQYFINLPVNIPPVVVHQQFHSPVSRLTHNLSSIPPVSPPSFAYRNGSPVHTSAAPTSFRGRKRLKEQNVSYEAKRQRFHSPHHELTSANQVVPLPEDHRRSFPGSISSPLFQAHYISDLTGCVPPLQEASFPEPIETALPVAKDKLSQQVLELFQACQQQVYDLNRKELCRTQLQREIQQIFPNSRLFLVGSSLNGFGTRSSDGDLCLVVKEEPINQKTEARYILGLLQKHFCRKLSNFIERPQLIRAKVPIVKFRDKVSCVEFDLNVNNVVGIRNTFLLRTYAYIESRVRPLVLVVKKWASFRGINDASRGTLSSYSLVLMVLHYLQTLPEPILPSLQKNYPESFDPTMQLRLVHQAPCTIPPYVSKNEATLGDLLLGFLRYYATEFDWSSQMISVREAKALPRSDGIEWRNKFICVEEPFDRTNTARAVHEKQKFDMITGEFRKSWQRLRDRKDLNCILPLRATIQKR